The following proteins are co-located in the Peromyscus maniculatus bairdii isolate BWxNUB_F1_BW_parent chromosome 23, HU_Pman_BW_mat_3.1, whole genome shotgun sequence genome:
- the Sun1 gene encoding SUN domain-containing protein 1 isoform X3, translating into MDFSRLHTYTPPQCVPENTGYTYALSSSYSSDALDFETEHRLEPVFDSPRMSRRSLRLVTTAAYSSGDSQAVDLHVSTSRATPSKEKETRTVKQRRSASKPAFSINHLSGKGVSSSASHDSSCSLRNAAVLRHPVLDESLIREQTKVDHFWGLDDDGDLKGGNKAATQGNGELAAEVTASNGYTCRDCRMLSARTDALTAQSATHGTTSRVYSRDRTLKQRGASFYLDRTLWLAKYTSSSFASFVVQLFQVVLMKLSFESETYKLKGYESRAYESQSYETKSHGSEAHLGHCGRMTAGELSRVDGESLCDDCKGKKYLETHTATHLQLPQPHRVAGAMGRLCTYTGDLLVRALHRTRAAGWSVAEAMWSMLWLAVTAPGKAASGIFWWLGSGWYQFVTLISWLNVFLLTRCLRNICKVFVLLLPLLLLLGAGLSLWGQGNFLSLLPVLNWTAMQPAQRVGEPESVHRPDPLPPSPPLKVDYEASPRPQESDMGQKVASLSVQCHNHEGRLAELTILLQKLQMRVDQVDDGREGLSLWVKDVVGQHLQEMGTTEPLGAKTDFMTFHRDHEVRLSNLEDILRKLTEKSEAIQKELEESKLRAGSRAEEQPLLDRVQHLELELNLLKSQLSDWQHLRTSCEQADARIQETVKLMFSEDQHDSSLEWLLQKLSSRFVSKDEVQLLLQDLELKVLQNITHHITVTGQPPTSEVIMSAMNEAGISGITEAQVHIIVNNALKLYSQDKTGMVDFALESGGGSILSTRCSETYETKTALLSLFGIPLWYFSQSPRVVIQPDIYPGNCWAFKGSQGYLVVRLSMRIYPTTFTMEHIPKTLSPAGNISSAPRDFAVYGLETEYQEEGQPLGRFTYDQEGDSLQMFHTLERPDQAFQIVELRVLSNWGHPEYTCLYRFRVHGEPVQ; encoded by the exons ATGGACTTTTCTCGGCTACATACATACACTCCCCCCCAGTGTGTGCCGGAGAACACCGGCTACACCTACGCACtcag TTCTAGTTATTCTTCGGATGCTCTGGATTTTGAGACTGAGCACAGGTTGGAACCTGTATTTGATTCTCCAAGGATGTCCCGCCGCAGCTTGCGCCTGGTCACAACAGCAGCGTATAGCAGTGGGGACAGCCAGGCTGTTGACTTGCACGTCAGCACCAGCAGGGCCACCCCCTCCAAGGAGAAAGAAACCAG GACAGTCAAACAGCGCAGAAGCGCAAGCAAGCCAGCTTTTAGTATCAACCACCTGTCAGGGAAGGGAGTGTCCTCCAGCGCCAGCCATGACAGCTCTTGCAGCCTGCGGAATGCCGCGGTGCTTCGGCATCCTGTGCTAGATGAGTCTCTGATTCGCGAGCAGACCAAAGTGGACCACTTCTGGG gTCTTGACGATGATGGCGACCTTAAAG GTGGAAATAAAGCTGCCACTCAGGGAAACGGTGAACTGGCAGCCGAGGTGACAGCCAGCAATGGATACACCTGCCGTGACTGCAGGATGCTCTCAGCGCGCACTGATGCACTCACGGCCCAGTCTGCTACCCATGGGACCACCTCGAGGGTTTACTCCAGAGACAGAACTCTAAAACAGC GCGGTGCATCCTTTTACCTGGATAGGACTCTGTGGCTGGCCAAGTACACCTCCTCATCCTTTGCATCATTCGTAGTTCAACTTTTTCAAGTGGTTTTAATGAAGCTCAGTTTTGAATCAGAAACTTACAAATTGAAAGGCTATGAATCCAGAGCTTATGAATCACAAAGCTATGAGACAAAGAGCCATGGGTCAGaag CCCATCTCGGTCACTGTGGGAGGATGACTGCCGGAGAGCTTTCCAGAGTGGACGGGGAGTCCCTGT GTGATGACTGTAAGGGGAAGAAGTACCTTGAGACACACACAGCCACCCACTTGCAACTGCCCCAGCCACACAGGGTGGCAGGGGCCATGGGGCGCCTCTGCACCTACACAG GTGACCTCTTGGTTCGAGCACTACACAGGACCAGAGCTGCTGGGTGGTCTGTGGCTGAGGCCATGTGGTCGATGCTCTGGCTGGCTGTCACTGCTCCAG GGAAGGCAGCCTCTGGAATCTTCTGGTGGCTAGGGAGTGGATGGTACCAATTTGTTACTTTGATTTCTTGGCTGAATGTGTTTCTTCTTACCAG GTGCCTTCGAAATATTTGCAAGGTTTTTGTCTTGCTCCTTCCACTCCTACTTTTACTAG GTGCTGGTCTCTCCCTATGGGGTCAGGGCAACTTCCTCTCACTCCTACCAGTGCTGAACTGGACGGCCATGCAGCCAGCACAGAGGGTGGGCGAGCCCGAGAGTGTGCACAGACCTGaccctcttccccccagcccacctctgaAG GTTGATTATGAGGCTTCCCCGCGGCCTCAAGAGAGTGACATGGGACAGAAAGTAGCCTCTTTGAGTGTGCAGTGCCACAACCACGAAGGGAGACTGGCAGAGCTGACGATCCTGCTTCAGAAGCTCCAGATGCGGGTGGACCAGGTGGACGATGGCAGGGAAGGGCTGTCCCTGTGGGTCAAGGATGTAGTTGGACAGCACCTGCAGGAGATGGGCACCACAGAACCACTCGGTGCTAAG ACTGACTTCATGACTTTTCACCGTGACCATGAAGTACGTCTCTCCAACTTGGAAGATATTCTTAGAAAACTGACAGAGAAATCTGAG GCTATCCAGAAGGAGctggaagaaagcaagctgagagcAGGCAG CAGGGCTGAAGAGCAGCCCCTCCTAGACCGTGTGCAGCACCTAGAACTGGAACTGAACCTGCTGAAGTCACAGCTGTCGGACTGGCAGCATCTGAGGACCAGCTGTGAGCAG GCCGATGCCCGCATCCAGGAGACTGTGAAACTCATGTTCTCTGAGGATCAGCACGACAGCTCCCTCGAGTGGCTGTTGCAGAAGCTTTCTTCTCGGTTCGTGAGCAAGGATGAGGTGCAGCTGCTTTTGCAGGACCTTGAGCTGAAAGTGCTGCAGAATATCACACACCACATCACAGTGACGGGACAGCCGCCGACATCTGAGGTCATCATGTCTGCCATGAACGAGGCAGGGATTTCAGGAATCACGGAAGCG CAAGTGCACATCATTGTGAACAATGCTCTGAAGCTGTACTCCCAAGACAAGACTGGGATGGTGGACTTTGCTCTGGAGTCTGGAG GTGGCAGCATCCTGAGCACTCGGTGCTCCGAGACCTATGAGACCAAGACGGCACTGCTGAGTCTGTTTGGGATCCCGCTGTGGTACTTCTCGCAGTCACCTCGTGTGGTGATCCAG CCCGACATCTACCCAGGGAATTGCTGGGCATTCAAAGGCTCTCAGGGGTATCTGGTGGTGCGGTTGTCCATGAGGATCTATCCAACCACGTTCACCATGGAGCACATTCCAAAGACGCTGTCACCCGCTGGTAACATCTCCAGTGCCCCCAGAGACTTCGCAGTCTAT GGACTGGAAACAGAGTATCAGGAAGAGGGGCAGCCTCTGGGACGGTTTACCTATGACCAGGAAGGAGACTCACTCCAGATGTTCCACACACTG GAAAGGCCTGACCAAGCCTTCCAGATAGTAGAGCTCCGGGTCCTATCCAACTGGGGCCACCCTGAGTACACCTGCCTCTACCGCTTCCGAGTCCATGGAGAACCTGTCCAGTAG
- the Sun1 gene encoding SUN domain-containing protein 1 isoform X16: MDFSRLHTYTPPQCVPENTGYTYALSSSYSSDALDFETEHRLEPVFDSPRMSRRSLRLVTTAAYSSGDSQAVDLHVSTSRATPSKEKETRTVKQRRSASKPAFSINHLSGKGVSSSASHDSSCSLRNAAVLRHPVLDESLIREQTKVDHFWGLDDDGDLKGGNKAATQGNGELAAEVTASNGYTCRDCRMLSARTDALTAQSATHGTTSRVYSRDRTLKQRGASFYLDRTLWLAKYTSSSFASFVVQLFQVVLMKLSFESETYKLKGYESRAYESQSYETKSHGSEAHLGHCGRMTAGELSRVDGESLWKAASGIFWWLGSGWYQFVTLISWLNVFLLTRCLRNICKVFVLLLPLLLLLGAGLSLWGQGNFLSLLPVLNWTAMQPAQRVGEPESVHRPDPLPPSPPLKVDYEASPRPQESDMGQKVASLSVQCHNHEGRLAELTILLQKLQMRVDQVDDGREGLSLWVKDVVGQHLQEMGTTEPLGAKTDFMTFHRDHEVRLSNLEDILRKLTEKSEAIQKELEESKLRAGRAEEQPLLDRVQHLELELNLLKSQLSDWQHLRTSCEQADARIQETVKLMFSEDQHDSSLEWLLQKLSSRFVSKDEVQLLLQDLELKVLQNITHHITVTGQPPTSEVIMSAMNEAGISGITEAQVHIIVNNALKLYSQDKTGMVDFALESGGGSILSTRCSETYETKTALLSLFGIPLWYFSQSPRVVIQPDIYPGNCWAFKGSQGYLVVRLSMRIYPTTFTMEHIPKTLSPAGNISSAPRDFAVYGLETEYQEEGQPLGRFTYDQEGDSLQMFHTLERPDQAFQIVELRVLSNWGHPEYTCLYRFRVHGEPVQ, translated from the exons ATGGACTTTTCTCGGCTACATACATACACTCCCCCCCAGTGTGTGCCGGAGAACACCGGCTACACCTACGCACtcag TTCTAGTTATTCTTCGGATGCTCTGGATTTTGAGACTGAGCACAGGTTGGAACCTGTATTTGATTCTCCAAGGATGTCCCGCCGCAGCTTGCGCCTGGTCACAACAGCAGCGTATAGCAGTGGGGACAGCCAGGCTGTTGACTTGCACGTCAGCACCAGCAGGGCCACCCCCTCCAAGGAGAAAGAAACCAG GACAGTCAAACAGCGCAGAAGCGCAAGCAAGCCAGCTTTTAGTATCAACCACCTGTCAGGGAAGGGAGTGTCCTCCAGCGCCAGCCATGACAGCTCTTGCAGCCTGCGGAATGCCGCGGTGCTTCGGCATCCTGTGCTAGATGAGTCTCTGATTCGCGAGCAGACCAAAGTGGACCACTTCTGGG gTCTTGACGATGATGGCGACCTTAAAG GTGGAAATAAAGCTGCCACTCAGGGAAACGGTGAACTGGCAGCCGAGGTGACAGCCAGCAATGGATACACCTGCCGTGACTGCAGGATGCTCTCAGCGCGCACTGATGCACTCACGGCCCAGTCTGCTACCCATGGGACCACCTCGAGGGTTTACTCCAGAGACAGAACTCTAAAACAGC GCGGTGCATCCTTTTACCTGGATAGGACTCTGTGGCTGGCCAAGTACACCTCCTCATCCTTTGCATCATTCGTAGTTCAACTTTTTCAAGTGGTTTTAATGAAGCTCAGTTTTGAATCAGAAACTTACAAATTGAAAGGCTATGAATCCAGAGCTTATGAATCACAAAGCTATGAGACAAAGAGCCATGGGTCAGaag CCCATCTCGGTCACTGTGGGAGGATGACTGCCGGAGAGCTTTCCAGAGTGGACGGGGAGTCCCTGT GGAAGGCAGCCTCTGGAATCTTCTGGTGGCTAGGGAGTGGATGGTACCAATTTGTTACTTTGATTTCTTGGCTGAATGTGTTTCTTCTTACCAG GTGCCTTCGAAATATTTGCAAGGTTTTTGTCTTGCTCCTTCCACTCCTACTTTTACTAG GTGCTGGTCTCTCCCTATGGGGTCAGGGCAACTTCCTCTCACTCCTACCAGTGCTGAACTGGACGGCCATGCAGCCAGCACAGAGGGTGGGCGAGCCCGAGAGTGTGCACAGACCTGaccctcttccccccagcccacctctgaAG GTTGATTATGAGGCTTCCCCGCGGCCTCAAGAGAGTGACATGGGACAGAAAGTAGCCTCTTTGAGTGTGCAGTGCCACAACCACGAAGGGAGACTGGCAGAGCTGACGATCCTGCTTCAGAAGCTCCAGATGCGGGTGGACCAGGTGGACGATGGCAGGGAAGGGCTGTCCCTGTGGGTCAAGGATGTAGTTGGACAGCACCTGCAGGAGATGGGCACCACAGAACCACTCGGTGCTAAG ACTGACTTCATGACTTTTCACCGTGACCATGAAGTACGTCTCTCCAACTTGGAAGATATTCTTAGAAAACTGACAGAGAAATCTGAG GCTATCCAGAAGGAGctggaagaaagcaagctgagagcAGGCAG GGCTGAAGAGCAGCCCCTCCTAGACCGTGTGCAGCACCTAGAACTGGAACTGAACCTGCTGAAGTCACAGCTGTCGGACTGGCAGCATCTGAGGACCAGCTGTGAGCAG GCCGATGCCCGCATCCAGGAGACTGTGAAACTCATGTTCTCTGAGGATCAGCACGACAGCTCCCTCGAGTGGCTGTTGCAGAAGCTTTCTTCTCGGTTCGTGAGCAAGGATGAGGTGCAGCTGCTTTTGCAGGACCTTGAGCTGAAAGTGCTGCAGAATATCACACACCACATCACAGTGACGGGACAGCCGCCGACATCTGAGGTCATCATGTCTGCCATGAACGAGGCAGGGATTTCAGGAATCACGGAAGCG CAAGTGCACATCATTGTGAACAATGCTCTGAAGCTGTACTCCCAAGACAAGACTGGGATGGTGGACTTTGCTCTGGAGTCTGGAG GTGGCAGCATCCTGAGCACTCGGTGCTCCGAGACCTATGAGACCAAGACGGCACTGCTGAGTCTGTTTGGGATCCCGCTGTGGTACTTCTCGCAGTCACCTCGTGTGGTGATCCAG CCCGACATCTACCCAGGGAATTGCTGGGCATTCAAAGGCTCTCAGGGGTATCTGGTGGTGCGGTTGTCCATGAGGATCTATCCAACCACGTTCACCATGGAGCACATTCCAAAGACGCTGTCACCCGCTGGTAACATCTCCAGTGCCCCCAGAGACTTCGCAGTCTAT GGACTGGAAACAGAGTATCAGGAAGAGGGGCAGCCTCTGGGACGGTTTACCTATGACCAGGAAGGAGACTCACTCCAGATGTTCCACACACTG GAAAGGCCTGACCAAGCCTTCCAGATAGTAGAGCTCCGGGTCCTATCCAACTGGGGCCACCCTGAGTACACCTGCCTCTACCGCTTCCGAGTCCATGGAGAACCTGTCCAGTAG
- the Sun1 gene encoding SUN domain-containing protein 1 isoform X2 gives MDFSRLHTYTPPQCVPENTGYTYALSSSYSSDALDFETEHRLEPVFDSPRMSRRSLRLVTTAAYSSGDSQAVDLHVSTSRATPSKEKETRTVKQRRSASKPAFSINHLSGKGVSSSASHDSSCSLRNAAVLRHPVLDESLIREQTKVDHFWGLDDDGDLKGGNKAATQGNGELAAEVTASNGYTCRDCRMLSARTDALTAQSATHGTTSRVYSRDRTLKQRGASFYLDRTLWLAKYTSSSFASFVVQLFQVVLMKLSFESETYKLKGYESRAYESQSYETKSHGSEAPSTCVAAHLGHCGRMTAGELSRVDGESLCDDCKGKKYLETHTATHLQLPQPHRVAGAMGRLCTYTGDLLVRALHRTRAAGWSVAEAMWSMLWLAVTAPGKAASGIFWWLGSGWYQFVTLISWLNVFLLTRCLRNICKVFVLLLPLLLLLGAGLSLWGQGNFLSLLPVLNWTAMQPAQRVGEPESVHRPDPLPPSPPLKVDYEASPRPQESDMGQKVASLSVQCHNHEGRLAELTILLQKLQMRVDQVDDGREGLSLWVKDVVGQHLQEMGTTEPLGAKTDFMTFHRDHEVRLSNLEDILRKLTEKSEAIQKELEESKLRAGRAEEQPLLDRVQHLELELNLLKSQLSDWQHLRTSCEQADARIQETVKLMFSEDQHDSSLEWLLQKLSSRFVSKDEVQLLLQDLELKVLQNITHHITVTGQPPTSEVIMSAMNEAGISGITEAQVHIIVNNALKLYSQDKTGMVDFALESGGGSILSTRCSETYETKTALLSLFGIPLWYFSQSPRVVIQPDIYPGNCWAFKGSQGYLVVRLSMRIYPTTFTMEHIPKTLSPAGNISSAPRDFAVYGLETEYQEEGQPLGRFTYDQEGDSLQMFHTLERPDQAFQIVELRVLSNWGHPEYTCLYRFRVHGEPVQ, from the exons ATGGACTTTTCTCGGCTACATACATACACTCCCCCCCAGTGTGTGCCGGAGAACACCGGCTACACCTACGCACtcag TTCTAGTTATTCTTCGGATGCTCTGGATTTTGAGACTGAGCACAGGTTGGAACCTGTATTTGATTCTCCAAGGATGTCCCGCCGCAGCTTGCGCCTGGTCACAACAGCAGCGTATAGCAGTGGGGACAGCCAGGCTGTTGACTTGCACGTCAGCACCAGCAGGGCCACCCCCTCCAAGGAGAAAGAAACCAG GACAGTCAAACAGCGCAGAAGCGCAAGCAAGCCAGCTTTTAGTATCAACCACCTGTCAGGGAAGGGAGTGTCCTCCAGCGCCAGCCATGACAGCTCTTGCAGCCTGCGGAATGCCGCGGTGCTTCGGCATCCTGTGCTAGATGAGTCTCTGATTCGCGAGCAGACCAAAGTGGACCACTTCTGGG gTCTTGACGATGATGGCGACCTTAAAG GTGGAAATAAAGCTGCCACTCAGGGAAACGGTGAACTGGCAGCCGAGGTGACAGCCAGCAATGGATACACCTGCCGTGACTGCAGGATGCTCTCAGCGCGCACTGATGCACTCACGGCCCAGTCTGCTACCCATGGGACCACCTCGAGGGTTTACTCCAGAGACAGAACTCTAAAACAGC GCGGTGCATCCTTTTACCTGGATAGGACTCTGTGGCTGGCCAAGTACACCTCCTCATCCTTTGCATCATTCGTAGTTCAACTTTTTCAAGTGGTTTTAATGAAGCTCAGTTTTGAATCAGAAACTTACAAATTGAAAGGCTATGAATCCAGAGCTTATGAATCACAAAGCTATGAGACAAAGAGCCATGGGTCAGaag CCCCCTCTACATGTGTTGCAGCCCATCTCGGTCACTGTGGGAGGATGACTGCCGGAGAGCTTTCCAGAGTGGACGGGGAGTCCCTGT GTGATGACTGTAAGGGGAAGAAGTACCTTGAGACACACACAGCCACCCACTTGCAACTGCCCCAGCCACACAGGGTGGCAGGGGCCATGGGGCGCCTCTGCACCTACACAG GTGACCTCTTGGTTCGAGCACTACACAGGACCAGAGCTGCTGGGTGGTCTGTGGCTGAGGCCATGTGGTCGATGCTCTGGCTGGCTGTCACTGCTCCAG GGAAGGCAGCCTCTGGAATCTTCTGGTGGCTAGGGAGTGGATGGTACCAATTTGTTACTTTGATTTCTTGGCTGAATGTGTTTCTTCTTACCAG GTGCCTTCGAAATATTTGCAAGGTTTTTGTCTTGCTCCTTCCACTCCTACTTTTACTAG GTGCTGGTCTCTCCCTATGGGGTCAGGGCAACTTCCTCTCACTCCTACCAGTGCTGAACTGGACGGCCATGCAGCCAGCACAGAGGGTGGGCGAGCCCGAGAGTGTGCACAGACCTGaccctcttccccccagcccacctctgaAG GTTGATTATGAGGCTTCCCCGCGGCCTCAAGAGAGTGACATGGGACAGAAAGTAGCCTCTTTGAGTGTGCAGTGCCACAACCACGAAGGGAGACTGGCAGAGCTGACGATCCTGCTTCAGAAGCTCCAGATGCGGGTGGACCAGGTGGACGATGGCAGGGAAGGGCTGTCCCTGTGGGTCAAGGATGTAGTTGGACAGCACCTGCAGGAGATGGGCACCACAGAACCACTCGGTGCTAAG ACTGACTTCATGACTTTTCACCGTGACCATGAAGTACGTCTCTCCAACTTGGAAGATATTCTTAGAAAACTGACAGAGAAATCTGAG GCTATCCAGAAGGAGctggaagaaagcaagctgagagcAGGCAG GGCTGAAGAGCAGCCCCTCCTAGACCGTGTGCAGCACCTAGAACTGGAACTGAACCTGCTGAAGTCACAGCTGTCGGACTGGCAGCATCTGAGGACCAGCTGTGAGCAG GCCGATGCCCGCATCCAGGAGACTGTGAAACTCATGTTCTCTGAGGATCAGCACGACAGCTCCCTCGAGTGGCTGTTGCAGAAGCTTTCTTCTCGGTTCGTGAGCAAGGATGAGGTGCAGCTGCTTTTGCAGGACCTTGAGCTGAAAGTGCTGCAGAATATCACACACCACATCACAGTGACGGGACAGCCGCCGACATCTGAGGTCATCATGTCTGCCATGAACGAGGCAGGGATTTCAGGAATCACGGAAGCG CAAGTGCACATCATTGTGAACAATGCTCTGAAGCTGTACTCCCAAGACAAGACTGGGATGGTGGACTTTGCTCTGGAGTCTGGAG GTGGCAGCATCCTGAGCACTCGGTGCTCCGAGACCTATGAGACCAAGACGGCACTGCTGAGTCTGTTTGGGATCCCGCTGTGGTACTTCTCGCAGTCACCTCGTGTGGTGATCCAG CCCGACATCTACCCAGGGAATTGCTGGGCATTCAAAGGCTCTCAGGGGTATCTGGTGGTGCGGTTGTCCATGAGGATCTATCCAACCACGTTCACCATGGAGCACATTCCAAAGACGCTGTCACCCGCTGGTAACATCTCCAGTGCCCCCAGAGACTTCGCAGTCTAT GGACTGGAAACAGAGTATCAGGAAGAGGGGCAGCCTCTGGGACGGTTTACCTATGACCAGGAAGGAGACTCACTCCAGATGTTCCACACACTG GAAAGGCCTGACCAAGCCTTCCAGATAGTAGAGCTCCGGGTCCTATCCAACTGGGGCCACCCTGAGTACACCTGCCTCTACCGCTTCCGAGTCCATGGAGAACCTGTCCAGTAG
- the Sun1 gene encoding SUN domain-containing protein 1 isoform X5 — protein MDFSRLHTYTPPQCVPENTGYTYALSSSYSSDALDFETEHRLEPVFDSPRMSRRSLRLVTTAAYSSGDSQAVDLHVSTSRATPSKEKETRTVKQRRSASKPAFSINHLSGKGVSSSASHDSSCSLRNAAVLRHPVLDESLIREQTKVDHFWGLDDDGDLKGGNKAATQGNGELAAEVTASNGYTCRDCRMLSARTDALTAQSATHGTTSRVYSRDRTLKQRGASFYLDRTLWLAKYTSSSFASFVVQLFQVVLMKLSFESETYKLKGYESRAYESQSYETKSHGSEAPSTCVAAHLGHCGRMTAGELSRVDGESLCDLLVRALHRTRAAGWSVAEAMWSMLWLAVTAPGKAASGIFWWLGSGWYQFVTLISWLNVFLLTRCLRNICKVFVLLLPLLLLLGAGLSLWGQGNFLSLLPVLNWTAMQPAQRVGEPESVHRPDPLPPSPPLKVDYEASPRPQESDMGQKVASLSVQCHNHEGRLAELTILLQKLQMRVDQVDDGREGLSLWVKDVVGQHLQEMGTTEPLGAKTDFMTFHRDHEVRLSNLEDILRKLTEKSEAIQKELEESKLRAGSRAEEQPLLDRVQHLELELNLLKSQLSDWQHLRTSCEQADARIQETVKLMFSEDQHDSSLEWLLQKLSSRFVSKDEVQLLLQDLELKVLQNITHHITVTGQPPTSEVIMSAMNEAGISGITEAQVHIIVNNALKLYSQDKTGMVDFALESGGGSILSTRCSETYETKTALLSLFGIPLWYFSQSPRVVIQPDIYPGNCWAFKGSQGYLVVRLSMRIYPTTFTMEHIPKTLSPAGNISSAPRDFAVYGLETEYQEEGQPLGRFTYDQEGDSLQMFHTLERPDQAFQIVELRVLSNWGHPEYTCLYRFRVHGEPVQ, from the exons ATGGACTTTTCTCGGCTACATACATACACTCCCCCCCAGTGTGTGCCGGAGAACACCGGCTACACCTACGCACtcag TTCTAGTTATTCTTCGGATGCTCTGGATTTTGAGACTGAGCACAGGTTGGAACCTGTATTTGATTCTCCAAGGATGTCCCGCCGCAGCTTGCGCCTGGTCACAACAGCAGCGTATAGCAGTGGGGACAGCCAGGCTGTTGACTTGCACGTCAGCACCAGCAGGGCCACCCCCTCCAAGGAGAAAGAAACCAG GACAGTCAAACAGCGCAGAAGCGCAAGCAAGCCAGCTTTTAGTATCAACCACCTGTCAGGGAAGGGAGTGTCCTCCAGCGCCAGCCATGACAGCTCTTGCAGCCTGCGGAATGCCGCGGTGCTTCGGCATCCTGTGCTAGATGAGTCTCTGATTCGCGAGCAGACCAAAGTGGACCACTTCTGGG gTCTTGACGATGATGGCGACCTTAAAG GTGGAAATAAAGCTGCCACTCAGGGAAACGGTGAACTGGCAGCCGAGGTGACAGCCAGCAATGGATACACCTGCCGTGACTGCAGGATGCTCTCAGCGCGCACTGATGCACTCACGGCCCAGTCTGCTACCCATGGGACCACCTCGAGGGTTTACTCCAGAGACAGAACTCTAAAACAGC GCGGTGCATCCTTTTACCTGGATAGGACTCTGTGGCTGGCCAAGTACACCTCCTCATCCTTTGCATCATTCGTAGTTCAACTTTTTCAAGTGGTTTTAATGAAGCTCAGTTTTGAATCAGAAACTTACAAATTGAAAGGCTATGAATCCAGAGCTTATGAATCACAAAGCTATGAGACAAAGAGCCATGGGTCAGaag CCCCCTCTACATGTGTTGCAGCCCATCTCGGTCACTGTGGGAGGATGACTGCCGGAGAGCTTTCCAGAGTGGACGGGGAGTCCCTGT GTGACCTCTTGGTTCGAGCACTACACAGGACCAGAGCTGCTGGGTGGTCTGTGGCTGAGGCCATGTGGTCGATGCTCTGGCTGGCTGTCACTGCTCCAG GGAAGGCAGCCTCTGGAATCTTCTGGTGGCTAGGGAGTGGATGGTACCAATTTGTTACTTTGATTTCTTGGCTGAATGTGTTTCTTCTTACCAG GTGCCTTCGAAATATTTGCAAGGTTTTTGTCTTGCTCCTTCCACTCCTACTTTTACTAG GTGCTGGTCTCTCCCTATGGGGTCAGGGCAACTTCCTCTCACTCCTACCAGTGCTGAACTGGACGGCCATGCAGCCAGCACAGAGGGTGGGCGAGCCCGAGAGTGTGCACAGACCTGaccctcttccccccagcccacctctgaAG GTTGATTATGAGGCTTCCCCGCGGCCTCAAGAGAGTGACATGGGACAGAAAGTAGCCTCTTTGAGTGTGCAGTGCCACAACCACGAAGGGAGACTGGCAGAGCTGACGATCCTGCTTCAGAAGCTCCAGATGCGGGTGGACCAGGTGGACGATGGCAGGGAAGGGCTGTCCCTGTGGGTCAAGGATGTAGTTGGACAGCACCTGCAGGAGATGGGCACCACAGAACCACTCGGTGCTAAG ACTGACTTCATGACTTTTCACCGTGACCATGAAGTACGTCTCTCCAACTTGGAAGATATTCTTAGAAAACTGACAGAGAAATCTGAG GCTATCCAGAAGGAGctggaagaaagcaagctgagagcAGGCAG CAGGGCTGAAGAGCAGCCCCTCCTAGACCGTGTGCAGCACCTAGAACTGGAACTGAACCTGCTGAAGTCACAGCTGTCGGACTGGCAGCATCTGAGGACCAGCTGTGAGCAG GCCGATGCCCGCATCCAGGAGACTGTGAAACTCATGTTCTCTGAGGATCAGCACGACAGCTCCCTCGAGTGGCTGTTGCAGAAGCTTTCTTCTCGGTTCGTGAGCAAGGATGAGGTGCAGCTGCTTTTGCAGGACCTTGAGCTGAAAGTGCTGCAGAATATCACACACCACATCACAGTGACGGGACAGCCGCCGACATCTGAGGTCATCATGTCTGCCATGAACGAGGCAGGGATTTCAGGAATCACGGAAGCG CAAGTGCACATCATTGTGAACAATGCTCTGAAGCTGTACTCCCAAGACAAGACTGGGATGGTGGACTTTGCTCTGGAGTCTGGAG GTGGCAGCATCCTGAGCACTCGGTGCTCCGAGACCTATGAGACCAAGACGGCACTGCTGAGTCTGTTTGGGATCCCGCTGTGGTACTTCTCGCAGTCACCTCGTGTGGTGATCCAG CCCGACATCTACCCAGGGAATTGCTGGGCATTCAAAGGCTCTCAGGGGTATCTGGTGGTGCGGTTGTCCATGAGGATCTATCCAACCACGTTCACCATGGAGCACATTCCAAAGACGCTGTCACCCGCTGGTAACATCTCCAGTGCCCCCAGAGACTTCGCAGTCTAT GGACTGGAAACAGAGTATCAGGAAGAGGGGCAGCCTCTGGGACGGTTTACCTATGACCAGGAAGGAGACTCACTCCAGATGTTCCACACACTG GAAAGGCCTGACCAAGCCTTCCAGATAGTAGAGCTCCGGGTCCTATCCAACTGGGGCCACCCTGAGTACACCTGCCTCTACCGCTTCCGAGTCCATGGAGAACCTGTCCAGTAG